ATAAAGGTGGTTAATAGAGAGTTTAATATAAAAAGACCTTATCTCGTTGTGAATAGATCTAAAACAAAAGAGGATGGACAAAATATTTACGAAAACCTTAAACAGGTATTAAAAAAATTTTTAAATATAGAACTTGAACTTTTAGGTGTTTTAAGGGATTGTCAGGAACTTATATCATCTGTAAAGGAGCAGAAACCTATAGCAGCTCTCAATCCTGCCTCAACTTACATAAAGGATCTTTTGGTTATAGCTAAAAAAATAACCAACATGAATGTAGAAAGAAACGGTGATGTTGATATTATAAATATCTTCAGGAGGAGCTTATGAAGGGCATTCATCAGTATTTGGCTCTTCTAATTGCATCTATTATATTTTTAATTTCCTTTACTTTTAAGTTTCTTTTAGATATTATTAGTGTGGGGCTTATATTTAGAGACTTTGTTATGTTTTTAGGGATATATTGGGTTACAAAAAGTATACTTTCAAAGGTAGAGGTTATATTTGTTTTGAGTAAAAAGGTGAGTGGTGAATGAGCTTGTCCACCTATCATGGTAGCCTGGATAAGGTAGAACAGGAAGAGATAATTAAAGAGTTTTTACCCAAGATAAAGTCATGGGTGGTAAAGATCAGTAGTAGATTGCCGTCAAATGTGGATAATGATGATCTTTATTCTGCAGCCTGTATGGGGCTGGTTGAGGCACTACAAAAATTTGATAAAGGCAGAAATACAGATTTTAATACATATGCAGAAAGGAGAATTAAGGGGGCTATCCTTGATGCTCTAAGGCAAATGGACTTTTTGCCCAGAAATGTAAGGACCAAGTTGAAGCAATTTGAGGAGAAGCTAAACGAATTAACAACAAAGCTCGGTAGAAAACCGACTTCTGATGAACTAGTTAATTTTACCGGTTTATCCTTTGATGATGTTTATAATTTTTTAAATCTTATGGAATCAGGGCAGATGGCAAGTCTTGATTCAACCATTGATGAAGATGGTGATCTGTCTTTAATGGATACAATAAGATCCGTTATCGATGGTCCTGAAGATGTTGTGAGTAGAGAACAATTGATTAGCAAACTGGGTGAAGTTATAGAGAGTTTGCCCCAAAAGGAGAGACTTGTTATTACCCTTTATTATTATGAGGATCTTACAATGAAAGAGATTGGGTCAGTGCTTGAAATCTCAGAATCAAGAGTATCCCAGATACATTCTGAAGCGTTAAAAAAGATTAAGAAGAAAATCAAGGGGGTTGTATGAGTATAAAAGTTTTAGTTGTTGATGATTCTGCTTTCATGAGGAAAGCAATAGAAAATATGATCAAGAAGGATCCAAATATAGAGGTTATAGGTTTTGCAAGGAATGGTTTAGAAGCAATTGATATGGTTCAAAAACTTAAGCCTGATATTGTTACATTGGATGTTGAAATGCCCCAGATGGATGGATTAACTGCACTAAGAAAAATCATGGAGATTTCCAGTGTTCCTGTTATTATGGTAAGTTCCCTTACCACTGAAGGTGCGGAAGCTACTTTGAAAGCTTTAGAGATTGGGGCTGTCGATTTTATACCAAAGGATAAATCTTTTGCAAGTTTAGGTATCATGAAGATCGAGGACCAGTTGATTGAAAAGATTAAAACTTTTGCTGGCAGGAAGATTATTGCAAGAGCGCCAATATCTAGACCTATGGTTACTCCTCCTACACAGGTCCCTCCAATTCAGAAGAAACCTGGTCTCATAAATGGGGGTAAAAAAGTTGTAGCAATTGGCACATCTACCGGTGGGCCCCAATCTCTACAGAAGGTTATCCCAAAACTTACAAAGGATCTTAATAGACCAGTTCTTGTTGTTCAACATATGCCACCAAATTTTACCAAGTCACTGGCGAATAGGTTAAATTCTATGAGTCAACTTGAGGTTATAGAGGTTGAAGGGAAAGAGAAGCTTGATCCTAATATTGTTTATATTGCAAAAGGGGGATTTCATCTAAAGATTAAAAAAGTTGGGTCGAATTACTATATTGAGACTACTTCTGAACCGTCGAATGTATTGCATATTCCAAGTGTTGATGTGATGACTGCATCTATAGCTGAGAACTTTGGAAGGGATGCTTTGGGGGTTATTATGACCGGTATGGGAAGCGATGGTTTGATAGGACTTAAAAAGTTAAAAGAAAAAGGGGGTGCTATCATAGCTCAGGATAAGGATAGCTGTGTTGTGTATGGTATGCCAAGAGCTGTTGTAGAAGCTGGTATAGCAGATGAAGTGGTCCCTTTGGAGGATATAGCAGATTATATTGTTAAATACTGTAAGTGATTGTATTTTAATAAATAAAAGAGGTATCTATGGCTGATATTTTAAGCCAGGAAGAGATTGATGCTCTGTTATCCACGGTTGCAGATACTGGTCTTAAAGATGAGGCGTTTGCACCAGAGGTGGATTTTGTTCCTAAGAAGATTTCTGTTTATGATTTTAGGAGACCTGACAGAGTATCAAAAGAGCAGATAAGATCCATAAGGAACTTACACGATAAATTTGCAAGGAATTTCAGTTCATCACTATCAAATTTTCTAAGGACGATCACAGATGTCAATCTCGTTAGCGTGGATCAGATGACCTACGGTGAGTTTTTAATGTCACTGCCTGATCCTACAAATTTTAACATAATTAGTCTTATTCCTTTGGATGGTAGTGCTGTGTTGGAGATAAACCCTTCCCTTGTATTCCCTATAGTCGATAAGCTGTTGGGTGGTCCAGGTTTACCTATGTATAAGGTCAGAGAGTTAACCGCTCTTGAACAACACATAATGGAAAGTATTATATATTTGATTCTAAAAGAGTTAGAAGATACCTGGAAGCAGGTTTTACCCAATATAAAATTTAGAAAGGAAATAACTGAAAATAGCCCTCAGGTTGTACAGATTGTAGCCCAGAATGAAGTAGTTATTTTGGTGGTATTCGAAGTTAAATTTTCTGATGTCTCCGGTATGATAAACCTATGCTTACCTGCTGTGGTCTTAGAACCGGTTTTAGGAAAGATAAGTTCTCAGGATTGGCTTGTAGGAGCTAAAAAAGCAAAAAGTAGTGATTTTGTAAATAGGATTCTCGATATTCTTATGGATGCTGTTGTACCTGTAAGACTTGAAATTGAACCGATCAGTCTTACTGTGGGAGAAGTGCTGGATCTTAATATTTCCGATACGATAGTTTTCGATCATAAAGTTGACAAAGATGTGATTTTGAGAGTGAATAACCTTGCTAAGTTTGAGACGGAGATGGGTATTGTAGGAGTAAAAAAAGGTGCTTTGATAAAGAAAATATGTGAGGAGAGAGAAAGTGTTGAAGCCATTGAAACACAGCAGTGAGATAGAAGAGTTTATTGAGTTATTTAAAGAGGTTCTAACTAACAGTTTTAATTCTTTACTTGGTAAAAGTTTCCAGTTTAGTGTGGATGCAGTAAACGAAGGTGAGTTAAACGATATAGCTCTTGAGTATATGGGGCAAACACTAGTAAACCTTAAGGAGAGTTTGTTTGATATAATAGGGGGTATGTTGTTTGAAACAAAAGCTATTACAGGTCTTGCGGACTTGATGATGATGGGTTCAGGTGAGGGGGTAAGTGAGTTAAACGAAGAGCTAAAAGATGCCATAAAGGAGCTACTTAATCAATCTATTTCAGCTATAAATATCCCCTTTAATGATAAATTTAAAAAGAAGGTTGCTTTTACAGTCATTTCTGTTGAGCCTTTAATGGATACATCCAGTTATATTGGTAATCTTATAATTTTTGATATATCTGGGGTTTTTGATGGAAGTAATATAAAGTTTAAGGTGTTTTTCTCAAATAAGCTTAAAAATCTTTTGGTTGAGGAAGAGGAGGATGATTTCGATTTCCCACAGGAACTTACTGCGGTAAACCCTTTGCCGAAGGAAAAGAAGCAGCAAGGTGGTAGAAATATAGATCTTTTGATGGATGTGGAGGTACCTGTCAGTATTAGAATAGGTTCAACAAGGATGTTTTTAAAAGATATAGTTAGTCTTAGTCCAGGAAACATTGTGGAACTTGATGAGTATGCGGAGGAGCCTGTTGTTGTTATGGTTAATAATAAGCCAATAGCAAAAGGTGAAGTGGTTATTGTGGATGGTTATTTTGGTGTTAGAATCAAGGAGATCATAAGCAGAGAAGAGAGGATAAAGAGACTTAGGGATTAGATTTTGGTCTATATTTTTGGTAAAGTAAGTATTGACATAATATAGCTATATAAATTATAATGTGAGTATGTATGAAACCAGGAGGCATTGAATGGCTTATGAACATGTGATTATTACTGTAGATGATTCATCCACAATGCGTAGGATCATTAAAAATACCCTGCAAAAATTGGGTTTTAACAATATTCTGGAAGCTGGTAATGGGATTGAAGGGCTTGATGTTCTTGCTAAGAACAAGATAGATCTTGTAATTACAGACTGGAATATGCCTGAAATGGATGGTTTGACTTTTGTAAAAGCCATCAGGGCTAAGCCGGAATATAAAGAGCTTCCTATTTTAATGGTTACTACAGAAGCTGCCAAGGAGGATATACTTACGGCGCTTAGAAGTGGTGTTAATAACTATATTGTAAAGCCTTTTACCCCTGAAACACTGCAGGAGAAAGTATTTAAACTTTTAGGGCTTTAAAATGTATGAAGTCAAAGATCTATCAGAATTGATAGAGATTGCAAAGAAGATAAATAGTGGTGAATACGATCTCACAGCCATTTCAATAGATCCAAACCATGAGCTTTTTGAGGTTGTTCAATTTTTTAATGAATCCATAAAAAAGATAACAACAGCTAGGGATGTTGTCGAAGACAGTTACGAAGACCTTCCAGCTTTTGAGAGGGTTTTAAGGGATATCGTTAAAGACACCAAAAATGCCTCAGAAAAGATATTGAATTTGACAGATAGCGTAAACTTTAATATAAGTGAGATTAAGGATAATATATCGCTATTAAAGGAATCTATAAAGAAAGAGGATTTTTCAAAAGCATTAGGTATTGTTGATAGGCTTTTGGACAAAGCTGTGGAGGGGCAGGATATCTCCTTTGATATGATCTCTGCTCTCGAATTTCAGGATATCAATAAACAGAAAATAGACAAAATTATCAAGGTAGTGAGGGACCTGGAGAAGAAGTTAAGTGATCTCATAATAAAATTTGGTCTCAAACATAACAAGATAGATGTTGATACCCTTAATAGATTGGGAGAAAAGGATAGTATATTAAGCGATCAGGATTTGGTTAATCAGCTATTAAAAGAATTTGGTCTATAGGAGGCTATTATGGCTCATGGTGAAATGGATGATTTGATTCAAGATTTCATATTGGAGTCATCCGAAATCCTTGAACAGTTGGATCAGGATCTGGTGGAGTTGGAGCATAGAAAAAGTGACCTTGAGCTTTTAAACAAAATATTTAGAGCTGCGCATACAATAAAGGGGTCATCATCTTTCTTAGGTTTTGACAAAATGAGTACAGTCACTCATCATGCGGAAGAGATATTGAATAAGCTTAGAAAAGGGGAGATGATCGTTGTTCCTGAAATAATGGATATTTTACTTGAGTTTGTTGATGTGGTTAAAAGAATATTGGATGATATTAGAAATGGCAGGGATTCTGTAGATATAGATGGTATAGTAAAGAAATTAAAACTAGCCAATGAAGGGAGAATAAATGTTACATCTGCTTCTGGAAATGCCGAGAAGAAGCAACCTCCGGTTGAGGGGAAAGATGATGGTGAGGGGGCTAATCTAAAAAAAGCCACAAAAGCGATAGAGCAGACCATAAGAGTTGATGTGTCAAGGTTGGATTCTCTGATGAATTTAGTGGGGGAGCTTGTACTTAGCAGAAACAGGATTGCTCAGATATCCTCTGAGTTGGAGAGGAAGTTTGAGGGTGATTATTTGGTTGAGCAGCTACTGGAGACGACATCCCAGATAGGCTTGATTACCACAGAACTTCAGCTTGCAGTTATGAAAACTCGAATGGTACCGATTGGCAAAGTATTTAATAAATTTCCCCGTATGATCAGAGATCTTGCAAGGGATTTGAAAAAGGATGTGGATCTAATAATTACAGGTGAAGATACAGAGCTTGATAAATCTGTGGTGGAGGAGATTGGTGATCCCTTGGTGCATATGATAAGAAATGCGGTGGACCATGGTGTGGAAAGCCCAGAAGAAAGGATAAAAAAAGGTAAGCCTGCTAAAGGGAAAGTTCATTTAGCTGCTTATCACGAGGGGAATCATATAGTAATTGAGATCTCTGATGATGGTAAAGGGATGGATCCAGAGAAGCTTAAGAAAAAAGCTATTGAAAAGAAAATAATCACCGCGGAAGAAGCAAAAGGGATGAGTAAGGAGGAGGCCTTTGGGCTTATTTTTAAACCTGGTTTTTCTACAGCAGAAAAAGTTACTGGTGTTTCTGGTCGTGGTGTTGGCATGGATGTAGTAAAAACCAATATAGAAAAGTTGAACGGTATCATAATGATAGATTCTGAGGTGGGGAAGGGTTCTACCTTTAAGTTAAAATTACCTCTGACACTTGCAATCATTCAGGCATTGCTTGTAGAGGTTTCAGGAGAGGTTTTTGCAATACCGCTTGTTTCTGTAATCGAGACTGTCAGAATAAATGAAAAAGAGATTCACAATTTTGAAGGTCGTGAAGTTTTAAAGCTTAGAGATTCTGTTTTGTCTTTGGTGAGGCTTGATGATGTGTTTGCTCTTGAGGGGTCTTTCTCTCAGGATCTCTATGTGGTTGTGGTTGCCCTTGCTGAAAAAAGGATCGGTTTGGTGGTTGATAGGCTTGTTGGGCAGGAGGAGATCGTTATTAAGTCGCTCGGTGAGTATCTTAGCGGTAATGTGGGTATTGCTGGTGCAACTATAATGGGTGATGGTAAAGTTAGGTTGATACTGGATGTCTCTGGTATTATGGAGATTGCCTCCAAGATGCCAAAGAAAAATAAAAGGGCTAAGGGGTTAAAGGCTGTTTCTACTAATTCTAATGCTATTAATGCCTTGATTGTTGATGACTCTACGACTGACAGAAAGATTATGAAAAGGTTATTAAGCTCTTCTGGGTGGATCAATTGTATTGAGGTTACCAATCCCCATGATGCTATAACTGCTGCTCAGGATCTCAATATTGATCTTGTAATAACGGATGTTATGATGCCAGATATAGATGGATTTGAGCTTGCAAGGATTTTAAGGGAAAGAGGATTTGAAAAACCTATAATTGCTGTGTCAGGTAGAGGTGAATCTGCTGCGGGTCAAAAAGCTAAAATTTCTGGAATAAATGCGTTTATGCCTAAACCTATTAATCTACAGGAGATGCTCAATAAGATTGATGAGCTTGTTGGTGCTAAGAAGTAGATGTTTTCTAACTCTTTGGGCTATACTTTTTTTTGCCATTAATTCATTTGGTTATATTTATGTTTATGAGGTGACAACATCTGAAAAAAGATTTCAGACAGCATCAAAATTATCTCCGGACACCTTTTTGTTTCTGAACGGGGGAAAAGATCTTATCCTGGAGCTAAAGATAGTGAGAGTTTATGCCGATAATGATTTTAAGAAAGCATTAAAAGATTTTAAAATGGAAGAGGATAATGCTAAGATATTGCTACCTAAAAAAGCTCCTGACGATAGGTTTATTAATCCTTTTATTTGGTGGAGATAAGATCTTTGCCTATGATCGCAATAGGTATTCCGTGCTTGCCCAAAAGGTTGATTCTGGGATTAAAACAACTTTTGTAGTCTTTAGTTCTTCTTTGGAGGATGCTAAGGATGAGGTCACCTTAAATGGGTGGAAGGTTTTGGAAGTAAAAAAACTTGAAGAAAATGATAAAAATTTAGCTATAAAGCTAACAAAGTCTGATAAAACGACGAATAAATCGGATAATCTATCAAATTCTGATCAGACAGATTTAAAGACATCAAAAAAACAAACAACTAAGAGTGTGTTAATAAAGAGTAATAAAAAAAAACAGTTATCAAACGTGAAAAAAGATCCCAAAGTATCTAAAACAACCTGTAATCAGATAAACATAAATGTGGGTCCGGAGTTAGTATCATCTAATAACCTAAAAGATGAAAATCTTAACAACATCAGGGTTTTTGTTGCAGAGCAATTAAATATCCCACAGGAAAAGTTGAGTGTAAAAATAGTAAAGGCGAAAGATAAATGAAAAAGGATCTTTTTGAAGATTTGGAAGAACTGAGTATTAAAGATTTTGTTGAAATGGATATATCTCGTTTTTATGATTATATCGCCCATATTATGGTTGATCTAAATTTTAGTTTTCACAGAGCGATCCGAGATGTTCAGGATTACAGAAGGATAGAGGTTTGGAAGCATGTAAAGAACATGGATGATTATACGTTGGTCTGGGTGGAGATGGTAAAGCCTGGTAACGATGTAACCAGAGATGTTTCCTACGAAGTACTCAGAACGATGAACGATTTAAACATGGTCAAGCTATTCTTTTTTACTAATGGAGGGATCGAAGATTCCAGCAAAGATGTTTTAGATGATAAAGGGCATTTTATATTTACGCCTGATAATATAATAGAAACGCTATTAG
This genomic window from Calditerrivibrio sp. contains:
- a CDS encoding hybrid sensor histidine kinase/response regulator — its product is MAHGEMDDLIQDFILESSEILEQLDQDLVELEHRKSDLELLNKIFRAAHTIKGSSSFLGFDKMSTVTHHAEEILNKLRKGEMIVVPEIMDILLEFVDVVKRILDDIRNGRDSVDIDGIVKKLKLANEGRINVTSASGNAEKKQPPVEGKDDGEGANLKKATKAIEQTIRVDVSRLDSLMNLVGELVLSRNRIAQISSELERKFEGDYLVEQLLETTSQIGLITTELQLAVMKTRMVPIGKVFNKFPRMIRDLARDLKKDVDLIITGEDTELDKSVVEEIGDPLVHMIRNAVDHGVESPEERIKKGKPAKGKVHLAAYHEGNHIVIEISDDGKGMDPEKLKKKAIEKKIITAEEAKGMSKEEAFGLIFKPGFSTAEKVTGVSGRGVGMDVVKTNIEKLNGIIMIDSEVGKGSTFKLKLPLTLAIIQALLVEVSGEVFAIPLVSVIETVRINEKEIHNFEGREVLKLRDSVLSLVRLDDVFALEGSFSQDLYVVVVALAEKRIGLVVDRLVGQEEIVIKSLGEYLSGNVGIAGATIMGDGKVRLILDVSGIMEIASKMPKKNKRAKGLKAVSTNSNAINALIVDDSTTDRKIMKRLLSSSGWINCIEVTNPHDAITAAQDLNIDLVITDVMMPDIDGFELARILRERGFEKPIIAVSGRGESAAGQKAKISGINAFMPKPINLQEMLNKIDELVGAKK
- a CDS encoding protein phosphatase CheZ, translated to MYEVKDLSELIEIAKKINSGEYDLTAISIDPNHELFEVVQFFNESIKKITTARDVVEDSYEDLPAFERVLRDIVKDTKNASEKILNLTDSVNFNISEIKDNISLLKESIKKEDFSKALGIVDRLLDKAVEGQDISFDMISALEFQDINKQKIDKIIKVVRDLEKKLSDLIIKFGLKHNKIDVDTLNRLGEKDSILSDQDLVNQLLKEFGL
- the fliM gene encoding flagellar motor switch protein FliM, with translation MADILSQEEIDALLSTVADTGLKDEAFAPEVDFVPKKISVYDFRRPDRVSKEQIRSIRNLHDKFARNFSSSLSNFLRTITDVNLVSVDQMTYGEFLMSLPDPTNFNIISLIPLDGSAVLEINPSLVFPIVDKLLGGPGLPMYKVRELTALEQHIMESIIYLILKELEDTWKQVLPNIKFRKEITENSPQVVQIVAQNEVVILVVFEVKFSDVSGMINLCLPAVVLEPVLGKISSQDWLVGAKKAKSSDFVNRILDILMDAVVPVRLEIEPISLTVGEVLDLNISDTIVFDHKVDKDVILRVNNLAKFETEMGIVGVKKGALIKKICEERESVEAIETQQ
- a CDS encoding chemotaxis response regulator protein-glutamate methylesterase codes for the protein MSIKVLVVDDSAFMRKAIENMIKKDPNIEVIGFARNGLEAIDMVQKLKPDIVTLDVEMPQMDGLTALRKIMEISSVPVIMVSSLTTEGAEATLKALEIGAVDFIPKDKSFASLGIMKIEDQLIEKIKTFAGRKIIARAPISRPMVTPPTQVPPIQKKPGLINGGKKVVAIGTSTGGPQSLQKVIPKLTKDLNRPVLVVQHMPPNFTKSLANRLNSMSQLEVIEVEGKEKLDPNIVYIAKGGFHLKIKKVGSNYYIETTSEPSNVLHIPSVDVMTASIAENFGRDALGVIMTGMGSDGLIGLKKLKEKGGAIIAQDKDSCVVYGMPRAVVEAGIADEVVPLEDIADYIVKYCK
- a CDS encoding response regulator, with the protein product MAYEHVIITVDDSSTMRRIIKNTLQKLGFNNILEAGNGIEGLDVLAKNKIDLVITDWNMPEMDGLTFVKAIRAKPEYKELPILMVTTEAAKEDILTALRSGVNNYIVKPFTPETLQEKVFKLLGL
- a CDS encoding FliA/WhiG family RNA polymerase sigma factor, with translation MSLSTYHGSLDKVEQEEIIKEFLPKIKSWVVKISSRLPSNVDNDDLYSAACMGLVEALQKFDKGRNTDFNTYAERRIKGAILDALRQMDFLPRNVRTKLKQFEEKLNELTTKLGRKPTSDELVNFTGLSFDDVYNFLNLMESGQMASLDSTIDEDGDLSLMDTIRSVIDGPEDVVSREQLISKLGEVIESLPQKERLVITLYYYEDLTMKEIGSVLEISESRVSQIHSEALKKIKKKIKGVV
- the fliN gene encoding flagellar motor switch protein FliN, which codes for MLKPLKHSSEIEEFIELFKEVLTNSFNSLLGKSFQFSVDAVNEGELNDIALEYMGQTLVNLKESLFDIIGGMLFETKAITGLADLMMMGSGEGVSELNEELKDAIKELLNQSISAINIPFNDKFKKKVAFTVISVEPLMDTSSYIGNLIIFDISGVFDGSNIKFKVFFSNKLKNLLVEEEEDDFDFPQELTAVNPLPKEKKQQGGRNIDLLMDVEVPVSIRIGSTRMFLKDIVSLSPGNIVELDEYAEEPVVVMVNNKPIAKGEVVIVDGYFGVRIKEIISREERIKRLRD